A single genomic interval of Festucalex cinctus isolate MCC-2025b chromosome 16, RoL_Fcin_1.0, whole genome shotgun sequence harbors:
- the ndufa12 gene encoding NADH dehydrogenase [ubiquinone] 1 alpha subcomplex subunit 12, producing MAQYVNIVRRALGQLGGHGGVRGFLLQFLRVNDVKTGALVGMDKYGNKYYEDNKNYFFGRHRWVIYTTEMNGKNTLWEVDGSMVPAEWHRWLHCMTDDPPTTHPPEPKKFLAEVHQFNVSGSSQQYVPYSTTRQKIHEWVPPKVQ from the exons ATGGCCCAATACGTCAATATAGTCCGAAGGGCTTTGGGACAACTAGGAGGTCATGGCGGTGTCCGGGGGTTTCTTCTCCAATTCTTGAG GGTAAACGATGTGAAGACAGGGGCTCTGGTGGGTATGGACAAATATGGCAACAAATATTACGAGGACAACAAGAACTACTTCTTTG GGCGTCATCGCTGGGTGATTTACACCACAGAGATGAATGGAAAGAACACTTTGTGGGAGGTGGATGGCAGCATGGTCCCCGCCGAATG GCATCGCTGGCTCCATTGCATGACAGACGACCCCCCCACCACGCACCCGCCCGAGCCCAAAAAGTTCTTGGCCGAAGTGCACCAGTTCAACGTGAGCGGCTCCTCACAACAGTACGTGCCCTACTCCACCACG